Genomic DNA from Methanofollis sp. W23:
TCGTCCTCTCGCTCCTCCAGGAACGCTCTGAAGTGGAAAGCCCGCACGGCCGCACCACCCTCGGGATCCTCATTTTTCAGGATCTGGTCATCATCCCGATGATGCTCCTCGTCCCCTTCCTTGCAGGGGAGGGCGGCGAACCTGGCAGCGGGTCGGTCTTGGTTTTTCTGCTTACTTCGGCCGGGCTTATCGCCTACGTGGTCGTCTCGGCAAAATGGCTCGTCCCAAAACTCCTCTTCCATGCCGCCAGGCTGCGGAGCCGCGAGATCTTTCTCCTCTCCATCATCGTCATCTGCCTCTTCACCGCCTGGCTCACCCAGAGCGCCGGGCTCTCCCTCTCCCTCGGCGCATTCCTCGCTGGGCTGATCGTATCCGAGTCCGAATACGCCCACGAAGCCCTCGGCACCGTACTCCCCTTCAAAGACGTCTTCACCAGTTTTTTCTTTGTCTCGGTCGGGATGCTCCTTGACCTCAGGTTCGTCGTCGACCACCCCTGGATCGTCCTGCTCCTGGCCCTCGCCGTCATCATGGGCAAGAGCGTCGTCGCCGCGGGCGTCACCTCGCTCCTCGGGTCGTCCCTGCGGACCTCAGTCCTCACCGGGACGGCGCTCAGCCAGGTCGGTGAGTTTTCGTTTATCCTCTCGGTGGTGGGCGTGCAATATGGCCTCCTCAGTCCCTGGGCCGAGCAGGTCTTCCTGGCCGTGGCGGTGGTCACGATGATCGCCACGCCCTTTACCGTCGGGTTCTCACCTCGTCTTGCCGAACGCTCCTGCCGTCTCCCTCTCCCCGAACGGGTCAGGACAGGGAGTATCAGGGAGGCCCCTCCCGACGAACCGGTGCTGCGCGATCATATTGTCATCGTCGGGTTCGGGCTCAGCGGCAGGCATGTGGCCAGGGCCGCAAGGGCCGCCAAAATCCCATACGTCGTCGTCGAGATGAACCCAGAGACCGTGCGCGAGGAGCGGGGGCGGGGCGAGGTGATCTATTATGGCAATGCGGCCAGAGCGGCGGTCCTCGAACAGGCAGGCATCGACCGGGCCAAGGCGCTCGTTGTCGTCATCTCGGACCCGTCGGCGACCGGGCGAGTGGTGGCGACAGCCAGGCGGGCCAATCCGCACCTCCAGATCATCGCCAGGACACGCTATGTGAGCGAGATGGAGGACCTCTTCAGGCTCGGAGCCGACGAGGTGATCCCTGCCGAATTCGAGACCTCGGTCGAGATCTTCACCAGGATCCTCACTACCTACCTGGTGCCGAGAGAAGAGATCGAGCGGTTCACTGCTGAGGTGCGGGCTGGGGGCTACGGGTTCCTCAGGGCCACGGCCATGCAAGCACCACGTCTCCACGACATCGGGTTCTTCCAGCCAGGTGCCGAGGTCGAGAGCCTCAGGGTCGGTGAGGGCGCGAAGGTCGAGGGGCGGAGCCTGGCCGATCTCGACCTGCGCAGGCGATACGGAGTGACGGTCCTGGCGGTCCGCCGGGGGGCCACCGTCCTCTCCACCCCGAGCGGGGAGACAGAGCTCATGGCCGGGGACGTCTGCGTGGTCATCGGTCCCGAGGAGAAGGTCGCTGGCGTCGACCCGCTCTTCAGGGGTGAGGGGGTATGAGCGGCGGCCTGGCAACTTTTGCCGCGGCCTTCGCCTCTCCGGCCATCAGGTAAGTATGGACCTCGAGGGCGGCCTTCGCCCCTTCGCCTGCGGCGATGATGATCTGTTTGCCCCTGACCGAGGTGACGTCGCCGGCGGCAAAGATCCCGGGCTGAGAGGTCTGGCAGTTCTCGTCCACCTGGATCTCGGCCTGGTCATTGAGCCTGACCAGGTCCTTGACCGCGGCGGTGTTGGGTTCGTGGCCGATCTCGGCGAAGACCCCGTCGACCGCGAGTCTCCTTTCTGTGCCGCGCTCCGCGTCCTTCATCCGTACGCCAGAGAGCACCTCTCCGCC
This window encodes:
- a CDS encoding cation:proton antiporter, whose amino-acid sequence is MEAVILDDILVIFTLSIAILFLCSRLKIPGIVGFLITGMVAGPHALGLIDDPESVQALAEIGVVLLLFTIGMEFSFQHLLRIRRAVLIGGTLQVVLTVVAVAAAGTFFGLVPGQAVFFGFLLSLSSTAIVLSLLQERSEVESPHGRTTLGILIFQDLVIIPMMLLVPFLAGEGGEPGSGSVLVFLLTSAGLIAYVVVSAKWLVPKLLFHAARLRSREIFLLSIIVICLFTAWLTQSAGLSLSLGAFLAGLIVSESEYAHEALGTVLPFKDVFTSFFFVSVGMLLDLRFVVDHPWIVLLLALAVIMGKSVVAAGVTSLLGSSLRTSVLTGTALSQVGEFSFILSVVGVQYGLLSPWAEQVFLAVAVVTMIATPFTVGFSPRLAERSCRLPLPERVRTGSIREAPPDEPVLRDHIVIVGFGLSGRHVARAARAAKIPYVVVEMNPETVREERGRGEVIYYGNAARAAVLEQAGIDRAKALVVVISDPSATGRVVATARRANPHLQIIARTRYVSEMEDLFRLGADEVIPAEFETSVEIFTRILTTYLVPREEIERFTAEVRAGGYGFLRATAMQAPRLHDIGFFQPGAEVESLRVGEGAKVEGRSLADLDLRRRYGVTVLAVRRGATVLSTPSGETELMAGDVCVVIGPEEKVAGVDPLFRGEGV